In the genome of Phlebotomus papatasi isolate M1 chromosome 2, Ppap_2.1, whole genome shotgun sequence, one region contains:
- the LOC129803853 gene encoding ATP-dependent helicase brm isoform X2 encodes MASPSPQSSPMPPPQAPSPMGPPSQSPAPSPSPQSPYQHPPHPHGPAPPQPHPPPPHLNGPPPPHHIPPTGPPHMQHHPGMGPHGGMPQGPHPGMSMPPQGPPMPPMGYQPHNMPPNAVSPTHSLFHGQRNGPPGPPPGQGQPPGGPPVGPPPGGPPPGQENLSALQRAIDSMEEKGLQEDPRYSQLLALKANSKQQILNVNQMHMLRAQIMAYRLLARNQPLTKQIAAVIQGQRPDGTPPQCPTPPASPFQQQQQAQQQQMQQQQAQQQQQQQPQMPGPPQQQTKSPNMDQKPPPPVSFGGSQMGYRVAHVNAFPQVSGGQPPVQSPMAGMVPSGQPPHGQQPPPQQQQPPHMHQQQQQQPARPSSQGPAQAPRPGAQAPPQPQQMPKQNRVTTVPKPAGLDPITILQERENRLATRIALRMEELTNLPTSMPEDLRIQAQIELRALRVLNFQRQLRSEIIQCTRRDTTLETAVNVKAYKRTKRQGLREARATEKLEKQQKLEAERKRRQKHQEFLAAVLQHGKDFKEFHRNNQARMGRMNKAIMNYHANAEREQKKEQERIEKERMRRLMAEDEEGYRKLIDQKKDKRLAFLLSQTDEYIGNLTEMVKQHKVEQKKKQADEMVRKKRWKRELLQNGEYMSIDESCQAADLRVTVMDPSTGQKLQGEEAPMLRDLHRWLEAHPGWEWVESESDLDSDEEEERRKEKKEAEDNQNKGDKTEEDKTKEMIKKAKVEDDEYRTEEQTYYSIAHTVHESVTEQASILVNGKLKEYQIKGLEWLVSLYNNNLNGILADEMGLGKTIQTIALITYLMEKKKNNGPFLVIVPLSTLSNWVLEFEKWAPSVCVVSYKGSPAGRRHVQNQMRSTKFNVLLTTYEYVIKDKSVLAKLSWKYMIIDEGHRMKNHHCKLTQVLNTHYNAPHRLLLTGTPLQNKLPELWALLNFLLPSIFKSCSTFEQWFNAPFATTGEKVELNEEETILIIRRLHKVLRPFLLRRLKKEVESQLPDKIEYIIKCEMSGLQRVLYKHMQSKGVLLTDGSEKGSKGKGGAKALMNTIVQLRKLCNHPFMFQHIEEKYCDHIGGHGVVSGPDLYRVSGKFELLDRILPKLKATNHRVLLFCQMTQCMTIIEDYLSWRQFLYLRLDGTTKAEERGDLLKKFNAKDSDYFVFLLSTRAGGLGLNLQAADTVIIFDSDWNPHQDLQAQDRAHRIGQRNEVRVLRLMTVNSVEERILAAARYKLNMDEKVIQAGMFDQKSTGSERQQFLQSILHQDEAEEEEENEVPEDEMINLMISRSDDELELFKKMDAERKVEETKDGRQKGRLIDESELPDWLVKEDEEVDRWNYEEDSILGRGSRQRKEVDYTDSLTEKEWLKAIDDGIDFDDEEEEEKEKKKKGRKRKSKRAEDSDDDSVSGMPVKKRKGQTDPKLKKQMKRIMNVVMKYSDADGRILSEPFMKLPSKRELPDYYEIIKKPLDIKKILQRIDDGKYVDFSDLERDFIQLCQNAQIYNEETSLIYADSIMLQSVFSNAKQRAGEAVEESEGEAGSFGEDDDNSDDESGSVKMKLKLSKGGAASSSSSSSAKKATPVVTTSGRRKRTQKKYTISDDDDDDMD; translated from the exons GGACCTCCTGGTCCACCTCCGGGTCAAGGACAACCACCTGGTGGTCCTCCGGTGGGTCCTCCACCAGGTGGTCCACCGCCCGGCCAGGAGAACTTGAGTGCCCTCCAGAGGGCAATTGATTCAATGGAGGAGAAGGGTCTGCAGGAAGATCCGCGGTATTCGCAATTATTGGCCCTCAAGGCTAATTCTAAGCAGCAGATTCTCAATGTCAATCAGATGCATATGCTGCGTGCACAGATAATGGCCTATCGTCTGCTGGCACGCAATCAGCCACTGACTAAGCAGATTGCAGCTGTGATTCAGGGTCAGAGGCCAGATGGTACACCACCACAGTGTCCAACACCACCGGCAAGTCCCTTTCAGCAGCAACAGCAGGCACAGCAGCAGCAAATGCAGCAGCAGCAGGCGCAGcaacagcaacagcagcagcCACAAATGCCGGGACCTCCGCAGCAGCAGACAAAGTCACCCAATATGGATCAGAAACCGCCACCACCGGTGAGTTTCGGCGGGAGTCAAATGGGCTATAGAGTTGCTCATGTGAACGCTTTCCCGCAGGTGAGCGGTGGCCAGCCACCGGTTCAGAGTCCGATGGCGGGCATGGTGCCGAGTGGTCAGCCGCCACATGGGCAACAGCCGCCTCCGCAGCAGCAACAACCGCCGCATATGcatcagcagcagcagcaacaaccGGCTAGACCGAGTTCTCAGGGTCCAGCTCAGGCACCACGGCCAGGAGCCCAGGCTCCGCCACAGCCTCAGCAAATGCCCAAGCAGAATCGTGTGACCACTGTTCCCAAGCCGGCTGGTCTCGATCCCATTACCATTCTGCAGGAGAGAGAGAATCGCTTGGCCACCAGGATTGCCCTGCGAATGGAAGAGTTGACCAATTTGCCCACATCGATGCCGGAGGATTTGAGAATTCAGGCACAGATTGAATTGCGAGCTCTGCGGGTGCTCAACTTCCAGCGACAGCTTCGCAGTGAGATTATCCAGTGCACCAGGAGGGACACAACTCTCGAGACAGCTGTCAATGTGAAGGCGTACAAGAGGACAAAGCGTCAGGGATTGCGAGAGGCTAGAGCCACGGAGAAGCTGGAGAAGCAGCAGAAATTGGAGGCAGAACGCAAGAGGAGGCAGAAGCACCAGGAATTCCTCGCGGCTGTTCTGCAGCATGGCAAGGATTTCAAG GAATTCCACAGGAACAATCAAGCCCGTATGGGGCGCATGAACAAAGCAATTATGAATTACCATGCCAATGCTGAGCGTGAGCAGAAAAAGGAGCAAGAGAGAATTGAGAAGGAACGTATGAGACGTCTAATGGCTGAAGATGAAGAGGGATATAGGAAGTTGATTGATCAGAAGAAGGATAAGCGTCTGGCATTTTTGCTGTCGCAGACAGATGAATACATTGGCAATCTCACAGAAATGGTGAAGCAACACAAGGTGGAGCAGAAGAAGAAGCAGGCTGATGAGATGGTGCGCAAGAAGCGCTGGAAGAGGGAATTGTTGCAGAATGGTGAGTATATGTCAATCGATGAGAGTTGCCAGGCGGCCGATTTGCGCGTGACGGTGATGGATCCCAGCACTGGGCAGAAGCTCCAGGGTGAGGAGGCACCGATGCTGCGTGATCTGCATCGTTGGCTTGAGGCTCATCCGGGATGGGAATGGGTGGAGAGTGAAAGTGATTTGGATAGTGATGAAGAGGAAGAGAGGCGGAAGGAGAAGAAGGAAGCTGAGGATAACCAGAACAAGGGAGATAAGACCGAAGAAGACAAGACCAAGGAGATGATCAAGAAGGCAAAG GTGGAGGATGATGAGTATCGAACGGAAGAACAAACATACTACAGCATTGCCCATACAGTTCACGAGAGTGTAACTGAGCAGGCTAGTATCCTGGTGAATGGGAAGCTAAAGGAATACCAGATAAAGGGTCTTGAATGGTTGGTGTCTCTGTACAACAATAATTTGAATGGAATCTTGGCTGATGAAATGGGTTTGGGCAAAACGATTCAAACTATCGCTCTGATTACGTATTTGatggagaagaagaagaacaatGGACCATTCTTGGTCATTGTACCCCTTTCTACATTGTCTAATTGGGTTTTGGAATTTGAGAAATGGGCGCCATCTGTGTGCGTTGTGTCGTACAAAGGAAGTCCAGCTGGACGACGTCATGTGCAGAATCAGATGAGATCAACTAAATTCAATGTACTCCTCACAACGTATGAGTATGTCATCAAGGATAAGTCGGTTTTGGCCAAATTGTCCTGGAAGTACATGATTATCGATGAAGGTCATCGTATGAAGAATCATCATTGCAAATTGACTCAAGTGCTCAATACGCACTACAATGCACCCCATCGGCTTTTGCTAACAGGAACTCCGCTACAGAATAAATTGCCTGAGCTCTGGGCCCTACTAAACTTCCTCCTTCCGTCGATCTTTAAGAGTTGCTCGACATTCGAGCAATGGTTCAATGCTCCGTTCGCTACAACGGGCGAGAAGGTGGAACTGAATGAGGAAGAAACTATTTTGATTATTCGACGTCTGCACAAGGTACTGCGGCCCTTCTTGCTGAGGCGCTTGAAGAAAGAAGTGGAGTCACAGCTGCCGGATAAGATTGAGTACATCATCAAGTGCGAAATGTCTGGATTGCAGAGAGTTCTCTACAAGCACATGCAGAGCAAAG gtGTTCTCTTGACGGACGGCAGTGAGAAGGGTTCAAAGGGCAAGGGTGGCGCTAAAGCTCTAATGAACACCATTGTACAGCTTCGTAAACTGTGCAATCATCCATTTATGTTCCAGCACATTGAAGAGAAATATTGCGATCATATTGGGGGTCATGGTGTTGTTTCTGGACCTGATCTCTATCGGGTTTCTGGGAAATTTGAACTTCTCGATCGGATCTTGCCGAAGCTCAAGGCAACCAATCATCGAGTTCTGCTCTTCTGTCAGATGACTCAGTGCATGACAATTATTGAGGATTATCTCAGCTGGAGGCAATTCCTCTATTTGCGTCTCGATGGTACGACAAAGGCCGAGGAGCGTGGGGATTTGCTGAAGAAGTTCAATGCTAAGGATTCGGATTATTTTGTCTTCTTACTGTCAACTCGAGCTGGTGGTTTGGGATTGAATCTCCAGGCGGCCGATACGGTGATAATCTTCGATTCGGACTGGAATCCCCATCAGGATCTCCAGGCGCAGGATCGTGCTCACAGAATTGGACAGAGAAATGAAGTGCGAGTGCTGAGGTTGATGACGGTGAATTCGGTGGAAGAGAGAATTCTGGCGGCAGCTCGTTACAAACTGAATATGGATGAGAAAGTCATTCAGGCGGGAATGTTCGATCAGAAGTCAACAGGGAGTGAACGTCAACAGTTCTTGCAGAGTATTCTGCATCAGGATGAGGCtgaggaggaggaggagaatGAGGTGCCGGAAGATGAGATGATTAATTTGATGATATCGAGGAGTGATGATGAATTGGAGTTGTTCAAGAAGATGGATGCTGAACGAAAAGTCGAAGAGACGAAAGATGGAAGGCAGAAGGGAAGACTTATTGATGAATCTGAGTTGCCGGATTGGCTAGTAAAAGAGGATGAAGAAGTGGACAGATGGAATTATGAGGAGGATAGTATTCTCGGAAGGGGATCGCGACAGAGAAAAGAG GTCGACTACACGGATAGTTTGACAGAGAAGGAATGGCTAAAGGCAATAGATGATGGGATTGATTTTGATGATGAGGAAGAAGAggagaaagaaaagaagaaaaaaggtCGAAAGCGCAAAAGCAAGCGTGCTGAAGATTCAGATGATGATAGCGTAAGTGGAATGCCGGTAAAGAAGCGCAAGGGTCAGACGGATCCGAAGTTGAAGAAGCAAATGAAGCGTATTATGAATGTCGTGATGAAGTATTCAGATGCCGATGGACGAATACTCAGTGAGCCTTTTATGAAGTTACCGTCAAAACGGGAACTTCCCGATTACTACGAGATCATCAAGAAGCCTCTGGATATCAAGAAGATCCTCCAGAGAATTGATGATGGAAAATATGTGGATTTCTCCGATCTCGAGCGtgattttattcaattgtgTCAGAATGCTCAGATCTACAATGAGGAGACCTCTTTGATCTATGCTGATAGCATCATGCTGCAATCGGTCTTCTCAAATGCCAAGCAAAGGGCAGGGGAAGCTGTTGAGGAGTCTGAAGGGGAAG CTGGTTCCTTTGGCGAAGATGACGACAATTCGGACGATGAATCTGGAAGTGTGAAGATGAAGCTGAAACTGTCGAAGGGCGGAGCAGCATCATCTTCATCGTCATCGTCAGCAAAGAAGGCGACGCCTGTTGTGACGACTTCGGGGCGCAGGAAGAGGACTCAGAAGAAGTACACCATCTCtgatgacgatgatgatgaCATGGATTGA
- the LOC129803853 gene encoding ATP-dependent helicase brm isoform X1, which translates to MASPSPQSSPMPPPQAPSPMGPPSQSPAPSPSPQSPYQHPPHPHGPAPPQPHPPPPHLNGPPPPHHIPPTGPPHMQHHPGMGPHGGMPQGPHPGMSMPPQGPPMPPMGYQPHNMPPNAVSPTHSLFHGQRNGPPGPPPGQGQPPGGPPVGPPPGGPPPGQENLSALQRAIDSMEEKGLQEDPRYSQLLALKANSKQQILNVNQMHMLRAQIMAYRLLARNQPLTKQIAAVIQGQRPDGTPPQCPTPPASPFQQQQQAQQQQMQQQQAQQQQQQQPQMPGPPQQQTKSPNMDQKPPPPVSFGGSQMGYRVAHVNAFPQVSGGQPPVQSPMAGMVPSGQPPHGQQPPPQQQQPPHMHQQQQQQPARPSSQGPAQAPRPGAQAPPQPQQMPKQNRVTTVPKPAGLDPITILQERENRLATRIALRMEELTNLPTSMPEDLRIQAQIELRALRVLNFQRQLRSEIIQCTRRDTTLETAVNVKAYKRTKRQGLREARATEKLEKQQKLEAERKRRQKHQEFLAAVLQHGKDFKEFHRNNQARMGRMNKAIMNYHANAEREQKKEQERIEKERMRRLMAEDEEGYRKLIDQKKDKRLAFLLSQTDEYIGNLTEMVKQHKVEQKKKQADEMVRKKRWKRELLQNGEYMSIDESCQAADLRVTVMDPSTGQKLQGEEAPMLRDLHRWLEAHPGWEWVESESDLDSDEEEERRKEKKEAEDNQNKGDKTEEDKTKEMIKKAKVEDDEYRTEEQTYYSIAHTVHESVTEQASILVNGKLKEYQIKGLEWLVSLYNNNLNGILADEMGLGKTIQTIALITYLMEKKKNNGPFLVIVPLSTLSNWVLEFEKWAPSVCVVSYKGSPAGRRHVQNQMRSTKFNVLLTTYEYVIKDKSVLAKLSWKYMIIDEGHRMKNHHCKLTQVLNTHYNAPHRLLLTGTPLQNKLPELWALLNFLLPSIFKSCSTFEQWFNAPFATTGEKVELNEEETILIIRRLHKVLRPFLLRRLKKEVESQLPDKIEYIIKCEMSGLQRVLYKHMQSKGVLLTDGSEKGSKGKGGAKALMNTIVQLRKLCNHPFMFQHIEEKYCDHIGGHGVVSGPDLYRVSGKFELLDRILPKLKATNHRVLLFCQMTQCMTIIEDYLSWRQFLYLRLDGTTKAEERGDLLKKFNAKDSDYFVFLLSTRAGGLGLNLQAADTVIIFDSDWNPHQDLQAQDRAHRIGQRNEVRVLRLMTVNSVEERILAAARYKLNMDEKVIQAGMFDQKSTGSERQQFLQSILHQDEAEEEEENEVPEDEMINLMISRSDDELELFKKMDAERKVEETKDGRQKGRLIDESELPDWLVKEDEEVDRWNYEEDSILGRGSRQRKEVDYTDSLTEKEWLKAIDDGIDFDDEEEEEKEKKKKGRKRKSKRAEDSDDDSVSGMPVKKRKGQTDPKLKKQMKRIMNVVMKYSDADGRILSEPFMKLPSKRELPDYYEIIKKPLDIKKILQRIDDGKYVDFSDLERDFIQLCQNAQIYNEETSLIYADSIMLQSVFSNAKQRAGEAVEESEGEAAGSFGEDDDNSDDESGSVKMKLKLSKGGAASSSSSSSAKKATPVVTTSGRRKRTQKKYTISDDDDDDMD; encoded by the exons GGACCTCCTGGTCCACCTCCGGGTCAAGGACAACCACCTGGTGGTCCTCCGGTGGGTCCTCCACCAGGTGGTCCACCGCCCGGCCAGGAGAACTTGAGTGCCCTCCAGAGGGCAATTGATTCAATGGAGGAGAAGGGTCTGCAGGAAGATCCGCGGTATTCGCAATTATTGGCCCTCAAGGCTAATTCTAAGCAGCAGATTCTCAATGTCAATCAGATGCATATGCTGCGTGCACAGATAATGGCCTATCGTCTGCTGGCACGCAATCAGCCACTGACTAAGCAGATTGCAGCTGTGATTCAGGGTCAGAGGCCAGATGGTACACCACCACAGTGTCCAACACCACCGGCAAGTCCCTTTCAGCAGCAACAGCAGGCACAGCAGCAGCAAATGCAGCAGCAGCAGGCGCAGcaacagcaacagcagcagcCACAAATGCCGGGACCTCCGCAGCAGCAGACAAAGTCACCCAATATGGATCAGAAACCGCCACCACCGGTGAGTTTCGGCGGGAGTCAAATGGGCTATAGAGTTGCTCATGTGAACGCTTTCCCGCAGGTGAGCGGTGGCCAGCCACCGGTTCAGAGTCCGATGGCGGGCATGGTGCCGAGTGGTCAGCCGCCACATGGGCAACAGCCGCCTCCGCAGCAGCAACAACCGCCGCATATGcatcagcagcagcagcaacaaccGGCTAGACCGAGTTCTCAGGGTCCAGCTCAGGCACCACGGCCAGGAGCCCAGGCTCCGCCACAGCCTCAGCAAATGCCCAAGCAGAATCGTGTGACCACTGTTCCCAAGCCGGCTGGTCTCGATCCCATTACCATTCTGCAGGAGAGAGAGAATCGCTTGGCCACCAGGATTGCCCTGCGAATGGAAGAGTTGACCAATTTGCCCACATCGATGCCGGAGGATTTGAGAATTCAGGCACAGATTGAATTGCGAGCTCTGCGGGTGCTCAACTTCCAGCGACAGCTTCGCAGTGAGATTATCCAGTGCACCAGGAGGGACACAACTCTCGAGACAGCTGTCAATGTGAAGGCGTACAAGAGGACAAAGCGTCAGGGATTGCGAGAGGCTAGAGCCACGGAGAAGCTGGAGAAGCAGCAGAAATTGGAGGCAGAACGCAAGAGGAGGCAGAAGCACCAGGAATTCCTCGCGGCTGTTCTGCAGCATGGCAAGGATTTCAAG GAATTCCACAGGAACAATCAAGCCCGTATGGGGCGCATGAACAAAGCAATTATGAATTACCATGCCAATGCTGAGCGTGAGCAGAAAAAGGAGCAAGAGAGAATTGAGAAGGAACGTATGAGACGTCTAATGGCTGAAGATGAAGAGGGATATAGGAAGTTGATTGATCAGAAGAAGGATAAGCGTCTGGCATTTTTGCTGTCGCAGACAGATGAATACATTGGCAATCTCACAGAAATGGTGAAGCAACACAAGGTGGAGCAGAAGAAGAAGCAGGCTGATGAGATGGTGCGCAAGAAGCGCTGGAAGAGGGAATTGTTGCAGAATGGTGAGTATATGTCAATCGATGAGAGTTGCCAGGCGGCCGATTTGCGCGTGACGGTGATGGATCCCAGCACTGGGCAGAAGCTCCAGGGTGAGGAGGCACCGATGCTGCGTGATCTGCATCGTTGGCTTGAGGCTCATCCGGGATGGGAATGGGTGGAGAGTGAAAGTGATTTGGATAGTGATGAAGAGGAAGAGAGGCGGAAGGAGAAGAAGGAAGCTGAGGATAACCAGAACAAGGGAGATAAGACCGAAGAAGACAAGACCAAGGAGATGATCAAGAAGGCAAAG GTGGAGGATGATGAGTATCGAACGGAAGAACAAACATACTACAGCATTGCCCATACAGTTCACGAGAGTGTAACTGAGCAGGCTAGTATCCTGGTGAATGGGAAGCTAAAGGAATACCAGATAAAGGGTCTTGAATGGTTGGTGTCTCTGTACAACAATAATTTGAATGGAATCTTGGCTGATGAAATGGGTTTGGGCAAAACGATTCAAACTATCGCTCTGATTACGTATTTGatggagaagaagaagaacaatGGACCATTCTTGGTCATTGTACCCCTTTCTACATTGTCTAATTGGGTTTTGGAATTTGAGAAATGGGCGCCATCTGTGTGCGTTGTGTCGTACAAAGGAAGTCCAGCTGGACGACGTCATGTGCAGAATCAGATGAGATCAACTAAATTCAATGTACTCCTCACAACGTATGAGTATGTCATCAAGGATAAGTCGGTTTTGGCCAAATTGTCCTGGAAGTACATGATTATCGATGAAGGTCATCGTATGAAGAATCATCATTGCAAATTGACTCAAGTGCTCAATACGCACTACAATGCACCCCATCGGCTTTTGCTAACAGGAACTCCGCTACAGAATAAATTGCCTGAGCTCTGGGCCCTACTAAACTTCCTCCTTCCGTCGATCTTTAAGAGTTGCTCGACATTCGAGCAATGGTTCAATGCTCCGTTCGCTACAACGGGCGAGAAGGTGGAACTGAATGAGGAAGAAACTATTTTGATTATTCGACGTCTGCACAAGGTACTGCGGCCCTTCTTGCTGAGGCGCTTGAAGAAAGAAGTGGAGTCACAGCTGCCGGATAAGATTGAGTACATCATCAAGTGCGAAATGTCTGGATTGCAGAGAGTTCTCTACAAGCACATGCAGAGCAAAG gtGTTCTCTTGACGGACGGCAGTGAGAAGGGTTCAAAGGGCAAGGGTGGCGCTAAAGCTCTAATGAACACCATTGTACAGCTTCGTAAACTGTGCAATCATCCATTTATGTTCCAGCACATTGAAGAGAAATATTGCGATCATATTGGGGGTCATGGTGTTGTTTCTGGACCTGATCTCTATCGGGTTTCTGGGAAATTTGAACTTCTCGATCGGATCTTGCCGAAGCTCAAGGCAACCAATCATCGAGTTCTGCTCTTCTGTCAGATGACTCAGTGCATGACAATTATTGAGGATTATCTCAGCTGGAGGCAATTCCTCTATTTGCGTCTCGATGGTACGACAAAGGCCGAGGAGCGTGGGGATTTGCTGAAGAAGTTCAATGCTAAGGATTCGGATTATTTTGTCTTCTTACTGTCAACTCGAGCTGGTGGTTTGGGATTGAATCTCCAGGCGGCCGATACGGTGATAATCTTCGATTCGGACTGGAATCCCCATCAGGATCTCCAGGCGCAGGATCGTGCTCACAGAATTGGACAGAGAAATGAAGTGCGAGTGCTGAGGTTGATGACGGTGAATTCGGTGGAAGAGAGAATTCTGGCGGCAGCTCGTTACAAACTGAATATGGATGAGAAAGTCATTCAGGCGGGAATGTTCGATCAGAAGTCAACAGGGAGTGAACGTCAACAGTTCTTGCAGAGTATTCTGCATCAGGATGAGGCtgaggaggaggaggagaatGAGGTGCCGGAAGATGAGATGATTAATTTGATGATATCGAGGAGTGATGATGAATTGGAGTTGTTCAAGAAGATGGATGCTGAACGAAAAGTCGAAGAGACGAAAGATGGAAGGCAGAAGGGAAGACTTATTGATGAATCTGAGTTGCCGGATTGGCTAGTAAAAGAGGATGAAGAAGTGGACAGATGGAATTATGAGGAGGATAGTATTCTCGGAAGGGGATCGCGACAGAGAAAAGAG GTCGACTACACGGATAGTTTGACAGAGAAGGAATGGCTAAAGGCAATAGATGATGGGATTGATTTTGATGATGAGGAAGAAGAggagaaagaaaagaagaaaaaaggtCGAAAGCGCAAAAGCAAGCGTGCTGAAGATTCAGATGATGATAGCGTAAGTGGAATGCCGGTAAAGAAGCGCAAGGGTCAGACGGATCCGAAGTTGAAGAAGCAAATGAAGCGTATTATGAATGTCGTGATGAAGTATTCAGATGCCGATGGACGAATACTCAGTGAGCCTTTTATGAAGTTACCGTCAAAACGGGAACTTCCCGATTACTACGAGATCATCAAGAAGCCTCTGGATATCAAGAAGATCCTCCAGAGAATTGATGATGGAAAATATGTGGATTTCTCCGATCTCGAGCGtgattttattcaattgtgTCAGAATGCTCAGATCTACAATGAGGAGACCTCTTTGATCTATGCTGATAGCATCATGCTGCAATCGGTCTTCTCAAATGCCAAGCAAAGGGCAGGGGAAGCTGTTGAGGAGTCTGAAGGGGAAG CAGCTGGTTCCTTTGGCGAAGATGACGACAATTCGGACGATGAATCTGGAAGTGTGAAGATGAAGCTGAAACTGTCGAAGGGCGGAGCAGCATCATCTTCATCGTCATCGTCAGCAAAGAAGGCGACGCCTGTTGTGACGACTTCGGGGCGCAGGAAGAGGACTCAGAAGAAGTACACCATCTCtgatgacgatgatgatgaCATGGATTGA